In Saprospiraceae bacterium, the sequence GATGGCTCCTGATTCAATTTGAGGACTAAGATCTATTGGACCTAAAAGAGGCTCATAAGAAATAAATCTGATTTTAGCCGGTATACGAGCCAGCTCATCCATCCTATTGATATAAGCCTGACTTTCGATGGATGTTCCCAACCATACATTATCCCAACCATCTCCCCAATCTGGAGGTAGATGATCTTTTACTCTGTCGATCCTTTTAGTAAGTATCTGCCATTTATGCTGTGGTGTCCTTCTGATGATATCCCACGCATTTTGACGCCATTGATCAGCCTCTTCGATAAAGAAATCGGACATACTATTAGTGAAGATCATCTTTGGTTCCTTCCAAGTTAAAGCCTGATTAAAGGTAGCATCCGAAGTTCTTCTGACTAAATTTGGATTTACTCCCTTATTGTCATAAATACGATGCATGTAACAGTACTTACAGCCAGGTGACACCTTGGTACACCCGGTCCAAAAATTGACAGTGTGATCTGTCCATGATATATTTGAATTTAACATATATAATAATATTTTAATGTTTTAAAATAAGGAGAGGTAATATTTTGAGATTACCTTCCCCTTTAAATGAATAAATAGTTTTTGTTTTTAATAATGTACAAAGTGTATTTTGGGCACACTGTCGATATTAAACTTGCTCGTATAGACCTTGCTTGATCTGAGATAAAATCCCTTTTTGCAGTAATCTTTCTAGGTATTTTTTGGACTGTCGTTCATTGAGTTGCATCGTCTGTTTGCAGCCAGTCACAAATCTTCGTGTCTCAAACTGTTTCGGTAAATTATCCAAGACTTTTTGAACTCTAGGCTGTGCCATCGATTGCTGTTGTGTTAACAACTTATAAAATTCAGCCCCGTGGCACCTAAATGTATCTGCAATCGATAGAGCTATTTCGAAAATGTCATCCTCACAATAAATGATTGAGTCTTTATTCTGATCATCGAATTTTCTCAGTGCTGTTAAGATCATCGCCAACCTGACGGTGGCAACGCCCAATCTTTTGAGATAAGCAAACTCATTTCCGCTATCCAATTGCTCAGTCCAATCTCCGAATGTATCCGTATGCTTCATTTGTTGGGACTTGGTTAATTTTAGTTCAAAAGGATATTTCCTATTGAATTCGAATATTGCTACTAATTCTGCTGATTTAGTACCTATGAAGCTATGGATCTTGGATGATTCGTCTGAAAATTGGTTTTGCCATGTCATAGCTGCACTAAAAGAATATGGTAGTATTCTCGAAGTTAACCCTCCTTGGATTGACCCACTAAAGACTTTGGCATCTTCGACAGTGCCAGTGATAAGTACGGATATTCGCGGCTCTCGGATCGTGATAGTTCTATCTTTTCGAGACACTGAAATTCGTTCAAAATGATAGGCTTTTCGCAGATGTGGGTCCAATTGTGCCCAGTCATTTTTTCTGGTCTGACTTAAAA encodes:
- a CDS encoding DUF5131 family protein; the encoded protein is MLNSNISWTDHTVNFWTGCTKVSPGCKYCYMHRIYDNKGVNPNLVRRTSDATFNQALTWKEPKMIFTNSMSDFFIEEADQWRQNAWDIIRRTPQHKWQILTKRIDRVKDHLPPDWGDGWDNVWLGTSIESQAYINRMDELARIPAKIRFISYEPLLGPIDLSPQIESGAIKGIHQGIIGGESGYAYGKYRYRPCEISWIEDLVKQQKDLNIKSFVKQLGSYQAKKLRLRDWKGENLKEWPKELQNIKIQEFPI